The sequence below is a genomic window from Halococcus salsus.
ACGGGCCGATCTCGGATGGCGACCTCGACCTCTCGGGTCTCGGCCCCGACGTCGAGCCCAGTAGTCGAAGTTCGCTGACGCCCGCCGAGCGCGACCTCGTGGTCGAACTTCAGGGCGGGCTCCCCATCACGGCGACCCCCTACCGCGACGTCGCCGACGCGCTCGGGGCGGACGTCGAGTGGGTCGTCTCGACGATCAAGCGGTTCGTCATCGAAGGCAAGGTCCGACGGGTCGGCGTGGTGCCGAACCACTACGCGCTGGGCTACACGGAGAACGGGATGACCGTCTGGAACGTGCCCGACGACCTCGTCGCCGAGGTCGGTCCGGCCATCGCGGAGCTCGACTTCGTGACCCACTGCTATCAGCGCCCGCGCCACGAGGGCGTCTGGCCCTACAACTTCTTCGCGATGACCCACGGGCGGAGCGAGGCCGAGAGCCAGCGCCGGGTCGAGCAGGTTCGCGAGCGAATGACCGGGTTCTTCGAGGTCGACGAGGACGACTGGGACACCCTCTTCTCGACACGGATCCTGAAGAAGACCGGCATCAGGATGGCCGAGCGTGCCGCCGCCAACACCGACGAGGGGGAGGGCGCGAGTCCCGAAGCTGCCGACGAGCCGACCACGAAATGATACCGCTGCTCCACGATTTCGCCGGGTCGACGGTCCTGGTCTTCGGCGGCGGCCGGGTCGGCGCGCGGAAGGCCCGCCGGTTCGCGCGCGAGGCGCGGGTCGTGGTCGTGAGCCCGACGTTCGCGGACGCGGCGTTCGGCGACGTGGAGCGGGTTCGGGCCGCGCCGACCCCCGACGACGTCCCCGAGTGGTTCGACCGGACGAACCCGGCGCTCGCGGTCGCCGCGACGGACGACGACGACCTCAACGACGCCGTCGCGCGGGCGGCGCGCGAGCGCGGGTGTTTGCTGAATCGGGCGGACCGGAGTCGGAGGGGGAACGAGTCGGCCGATGGAGCCGCCAGGGGTGAACGGAGCCGCGAGGTGGTCGTGCCCGCGACCGTTCGCGACGACCCGGTGGTGATGGCGGTCGCCACGGGCGGGCGGAGCCCGGCGCTGAGTCGCTACCTCCGCGAGCGCTTCGAGACGGAGTTCGCGGGCGCGGGTGCGATGGCGGACCTCACGGGCGAGATCCGAACGGAGCTCCGCGACCGATATCCACCCGAAAAACGGCGGGCGGCGGTCCGGGCGGTGGTCCGGTCCGATCGGGTTTGGAAGGCTTTAGGTGACTCAAGCACCAACGCAAAGCAAGAGGCACATTCAGTGATCTGCGATATGCTCTCGGGAGGTGGCGGTCGATGACGGTGGCTACCGGCGTGATCTCGGGCGTAAGCCTCGCCCACGGCACCGCGAGCGTCGAGCAGATCGAGGCCGCGTGCGTGGCGGACGACCACGCCGCCGTCGAGGCGCTGCTGGCGCACGACGGGGTTCGGGAGGCAGTCTGCCTCCAGACTTGCAACCGGTTCGAGGTCTACGTGGTCTCCGACGACCCCGAGCGGGGTCGCGAGGTGGTCACCTCGGTGGTCGAGGAGTTCCCCGACGAGGCGGTCGTCGACCTGAGCCACGAGGAGAGCCTGCGCCACCTCATGCGGGTCGCGTGCGGGCTCGAATCGCTCGTGCTCGGCGAGGACCAGATCCTCGGCCAGGTCCGCGAGGCCTACACGGCCGCGCGGTCGGTTGGCGGCATCGGGCCGGTCCTCGAAGAGGCGATCGAGAAGGCGATCCACGTCGGCGAGCGCGCCCGCACTGAAACGGAGATCGGCGAGGGCGTGGTCTCGCTCGGCAGCGCCGCCGTCGAACTCGCTGCCGACGAGCGCTCGCTGGCCGAGGCCACCGGACTGGTGATCGGCGCGGGCGAGATGGGGACCATCGCCGCCCAGTCGCTCGCCCGGTCGCTCGACCGACTGCTCGTCGCCAACCGCACCGAGGCGAACGCGGCGCACGTCGCCGACCAGGTCGAGACCGACGCCGCGGCGGTCGCGCTCGACGAGCTCCCCGACGCGCTCGCGGTAGCCGACGTGGTGGTTTCGGCGACCGGCAGCCCGAACCTCGTCGTCGACGCGGCCGACCTCGACGCCGCCGGCGAGACGCTCTTCATCGACATCGCCCAGCCCCGCGACGCACCCGCCGCCGCCGCCGACCTCGACAACGTCGACCTCCGCGACCTCGACGCGCTCGAATCGGTGACGGACGAGACCCGCGAGCGCCGTCGCGAGGCCGCCGCCCGGGTCGAGGCCATGATCGACCGGGAGTTCGACCACCTGCTCGCCCACTACAAGCGCGCCCGCGCCGACGAGGTCATCGCGTCGATGTACGAGAACGCCGAGCGGATGAAACACCGCGAGCTCTCGCGCGCGGTCTCGAAGCTCGAGGCCGACGGCCTCACCGACGACCAGCGCGCGGTGGTCGAGTCGCTCGCCGACACACTGGTGAGCCAGCTCCTCGCCGCCCCCACGAAGAGCCTCCGGGACGCCGCCGAGGCCGACGACTGGACCACCATCAACAGTGCGCTCCGGCTGTTCGACCCCTCCTTCGACGGACCGAGCATCCCCGAACCCGAGACCACCGAGGTCTCCGCCGAGACCCGCCACGCGCTCGCGACCGCGGTCCGCGAGCACCTCGACGACTAAACCCCACCTTTTGCTGCGCTT
It includes:
- a CDS encoding Lrp/AsnC family transcriptional regulator yields the protein MNDADAGIDLDERDRAVLNGFQGGFPTVERPFEPAARALRERGIEVSADELVERVRRLDDEGTLSRFGALIDAEAIGGTATLVAMHADEEAFDAVAEQVNAHREVAHNYEREHPYLNMWFVVSVADEEEVERVLTEIEAETGEETYNLPKEREFRVEAKFLLDGPISDGDLDLSGLGPDVEPSSRSSLTPAERDLVVELQGGLPITATPYRDVADALGADVEWVVSTIKRFVIEGKVRRVGVVPNHYALGYTENGMTVWNVPDDLVAEVGPAIAELDFVTHCYQRPRHEGVWPYNFFAMTHGRSEAESQRRVEQVRERMTGFFEVDEDDWDTLFSTRILKKTGIRMAERAAANTDEGEGASPEAADEPTTK
- a CDS encoding precorrin-2 dehydrogenase/sirohydrochlorin ferrochelatase family protein, which encodes MIPLLHDFAGSTVLVFGGGRVGARKARRFAREARVVVVSPTFADAAFGDVERVRAAPTPDDVPEWFDRTNPALAVAATDDDDLNDAVARAARERGCLLNRADRSRRGNESADGAARGERSREVVVPATVRDDPVVMAVATGGRSPALSRYLRERFETEFAGAGAMADLTGEIRTELRDRYPPEKRRAAVRAVVRSDRVWKALGDSSTNAKQEAHSVICDMLSGGGGR
- the hemA gene encoding glutamyl-tRNA reductase, producing the protein MTVATGVISGVSLAHGTASVEQIEAACVADDHAAVEALLAHDGVREAVCLQTCNRFEVYVVSDDPERGREVVTSVVEEFPDEAVVDLSHEESLRHLMRVACGLESLVLGEDQILGQVREAYTAARSVGGIGPVLEEAIEKAIHVGERARTETEIGEGVVSLGSAAVELAADERSLAEATGLVIGAGEMGTIAAQSLARSLDRLLVANRTEANAAHVADQVETDAAAVALDELPDALAVADVVVSATGSPNLVVDAADLDAAGETLFIDIAQPRDAPAAAADLDNVDLRDLDALESVTDETRERRREAAARVEAMIDREFDHLLAHYKRARADEVIASMYENAERMKHRELSRAVSKLEADGLTDDQRAVVESLADTLVSQLLAAPTKSLRDAAEADDWTTINSALRLFDPSFDGPSIPEPETTEVSAETRHALATAVREHLDD